GCCTTCAAACGTTTGTATGGGAGTCCAGTGTAGATACACAAAGTGTTGGTCGGCTAACTGTTTTAGCTCCTTAAGGTTTGGTAGAGGAGTTGTACAATAAATATGATTCACATGATGGTCTACACAGAGCTGATTTATTCTCTCAAATGAGTCATCTATCTCTTCTGACGGTATATGCCCTAAATACCTAGCATTGTTAAATGATAGATAATCGGCAATGCGTCGGCAGGTATAGCTCTGACCTATTGTGATAAAGCGGATAGCGTGATTATCTTGGGCTTTCCAGTGACAATAGGCACGATAAAGCAACCCTAGTGTGATGGTTCTCAGAATGTAAAAACCAAGGCTAACATAGAGAACCAAATGAACGTGAATTTGCCAATTGACTAGTAGGCATAATACCACTATCCCAACACTATGTAACAGAGCTACCAGAGCGGTCTGATGAACCTGTTGTGCTCCTTTAACCGACACTGGTCTATAACTTTGGGTTAGCTGATTAACCCCTATCCATAATAAAATGGACACTATCCACAGCACATTGGGCAGCTCTACCAAGTGAAATATCGTTACAACGGCATAACACAGTAGCCATAAAGCGACATCCGATCCTGCAAGTAAATACAGCAGAGTGCGGGAGTAGAGAGATTGCGTTCTTTGTCTTAAAGCATTCATAGTAAAAGACAATTACGAGTTATTCTTACTTACCTCTAATAAGGCTACACTGCTAATAAAAGCAGGTAAAAAGAAATAGGGAAATTGCATAGGCTAGGTTAGTTCAGGTCAATAATGAGAAAGATATGCTAACCTAATTGGCTGTATAGGTTAACTAAAAAAACTACTACTATTTTTTGGTCATCTAGATTTACTTGTTAAAAATGTAATTCAACTACTATACTCTATGATAGCCAGAAATTTGCAGTATAACCACTTACTTTAGCGACAGGTTTAAACGGTTATAAACGATTAAAAAATGCCTTTCCTTTCTGGTAAAGAAGGCTAATTGATTCTTTTCTGCTTAATTAACGACGCTAAATACTTCTATATAGGTGCAGGTACAATATGCCCAAATATACTAAACAAGATTAAAACTCAAAATATGAAACGATAAATTAAAATAAATTGAATAAATCATGATTAATTTTTTAAATATCTATAAAAAAGATCATATATCAGATGAGGTTATGAAATCGTCATTTTTTCGCTCTGAGTATAATATTTTCCCACTGGCTGAGGTAATCCTTCTTCCCCGGATTGGCTATATCTTTTCCCAACTGATACCACAGACCATCCCCCGGATCAAGGTACTTACCCGGGCGGGTAGGCATTTTAGTCTGGGCTTCTGGAGTGTTAAAATCTAACTGATACAGCGTACTCATTAATGGTTTAACCTCTGCCCAAGGTAGGTTACGCTCACGCTGCTGCTGCTCTTGCTGACGAATAATCTTCAGACTACGCTCCCGAAAATGAATAGTAATAACAAGCTGTAGCTCCGCCTTCTGAGAGAACCACTCTACGTAGCGAATACGCAGTGGGTATTCTCGCTGAGCAGCTTCGTACACTGCCTGGGTGAGCTCCTGAAGAAGGTACTCCCAGTCCTCTAGTTCATCCGGTATTCCTGATGTTTGCTGTCCATCAACTAGTGTGGCTGCTATAAATAATCCGTTTTGTAACGGTTCAGCATACTTTTCTTCGGAAACCAAATGAGTACCTTTCCAGGCAGCTAGTAGTGTATTGCGCCATACCGGAGGTAGGTGCCCTTCCCACTTGAAATTATCATTATCGCTAAAGCCCTCTTCCCAAATTTCTTCCTTGCTTAGCTCATCTCGACCGGTGTACTCTAAATTGTACTGTAGGTACAGTTCGTTAGCATCAAATGTTAGAGTAAAGGCATAGGCGTGGCTGTAAGGAGGAGGGATGGAAAGGGTCTCGAAGCTAATCTCGAGCTGATGAATAGAAGAGAGGTTAGACATACCAGCAAAGATACCGCAAACTGATCCTTTTTTCCTACTGTCTGCTTAGATGAAGATAGTCAAGCTGTATTCTATTCCTCGAGGAAATTCCTCTACTTATGGATCGGATGCAGTGAGCCGTTGAATCAGTAGCGTTCGGCTTTCGTTTCGCTGTACTTTTCCGGTAGGGGTTTCGGCGAAATGAGACAGGTAGTAAATAGCTTTAGGCACTTGATAGGGAGAAAGTTGTTCGGCTGCACCCTTCAAGACAGCTCCGTCTAAATCGTCTGAAAGAGCACCCCCTTCTAAGAGTAATACTACCCGCTCGCCTAATTTTTTGTCAGGTAATGAGCTGATTAAGAACCTGCCTGAAAAATTTTTCTGGCGGAGTATCGGTTCCAATACTTTTTCTGCTACTTCCGGCGATACTTTCACCCCACCACTGTTAATAATCGAGTCGTAGCGACCTAGCCAGCGGAACTGGCGATCATTTTTAATCTCAACCAGATCATTGGTGGTGAGCCATTTATCTTGAGTTACTCTTCCCTTCACTTTCAGGCAATCCCGCTCATCGGTCATTATTTGGGTATTTCCTAATACCTCAAAATAAGTGCGATCATTCGGTGGCGTGAGCCTACGCAAGGCAATGTGCGAAACAGTTTCGGTCATGCCGTAAGTACTGTATACCGGAACCGTTAGATTGTCGGCAATCTGCTCTTCCAGCGAGATATTCACCGGAGCTCCACCGATAATAATTGCGTTCATCCGGTTGAGCTGATCGGAGGCTTTTTTCTCGAGCAGCGTTTGCATTTGTAGGGGGACAAAAGCCGCGAACGTTGGCAAAAAAGGCGTATGCGGTAGCGGGTTAGAAGTAGGCCGGACAATAACCAGGTTCATATTCGCTAGTAAGCTCCGCACCACCATCATTTTCCCTCCAATGTATTCTGCCGATAAGCATAACAGAGAAGAATCATTCTGATTTAATTCTAGTGCTTCAACGGTCATTTTAGCACTGACCAGCATTTGATCCCGATGAATACGGACTGCTTTAGGTGAGCCGGTAGAACCGGAGGTAGTTTGCTCAAATTGCGAATTGCCCCGTAGCCACTGCCAAGCAAATTTTAGGGCATTAGCTACGCTAGCATCAACTTCATTGATGTAGGGAATATCTCTATCCCGATCTACTTGGGAGAGCGTTTCAGCAGTAACTTGATACTGATTTTCCAGATAGATAACGCTCATCAGAATTGGGTCAGCCAGTACATCAGCATAATAAATAGCAGTAAACTAGCTACTAAATAAGTCTGAATACGCCCGGTCTGTACCGAACGGGTTAAGGCTCCCAGCCCCTGAATTATTGATGCACCAGCCCGCACCAACCCATCTATCAATACCTGATCTAGCCACGCGATAATGTGAGCCAATATTACCCCTGCCGTAGCCAAGCTGTGTAACAACCCGTCAATAATTCGGCGGTCTATCCACTGTCCGGCTCGCCCCATTAACAAGGTTGAGCGGATAAATAATAACTGATAAAGTCGGTCTAAGTACCAGCTTTGAGCGAAGACAGCAGTTAGCCGGCTTCTGTAATTAGGCTGCTGATGATACAATTGGTGTCGCGCTTGCTGGGGGCGGTACAAACTATACGCTACTACCAAGCCCAACAAGCTAGCTCCTAATGCTACCCAGGTAGTTACCTGATGCCAATCAGGATAAATTGTACGTATTTCAAAATAATCCAGTGTATCACCCGGAACGGCAGGTAGCTTAGTAACTAAGTTTTGAAGTAGCCAACTTTCGTCAGCAGAAAATGGATTGAGCGAGTAAACGAGCCCTAGTGAAAGAATCGCCAATAAAATAAGCGGTACCCGCATCACCCAAGAAGGCTGCCACTTTATCGCTACGGAAGGCTCTTTGGCGCGCAGTTTGCCGAAAAATACTAATAAAACCTGCCGACCCATGTACAGTGCGGTCAATAATGTGGTAGTAAAAGCGAGCGTTGGTATAATCCAGTGCCAGCTAATCCCGCCCGAACTTTGGTAAGCGGCCCAACTTAGTGCTCCGTTTAGTATGGCATCTTTCGATAAAAAACCTGAGAAGAAGGGAATGCCTATCAAAGCGGCCGACGCTACAATGTATACGACAAACACAATCGGTATCCGAGTACGAAGGCCACCCATCCAACGCATATCCTGAGCGTTAAAATTATCTGCTTGCAGCATGTGCTCTTTCAGGTGACTCATGCTGTGGATAATGGCTCCCGCCGACAAAAATAACCCGGCTTTGAAGCTAGCGTGAGCGACTAAATGAAAAAATGCGGCTTGGTAAGCTCCGGTTCCTACGCCTAGCATCATGTAACCCAATTGGGATACCGTAGAGTAGGCTAGCACTTTCTTAATATCATGCTGCATGAGTGCCGAAATTGCGGCAATAAGGGCGGTGCTACTTCCGATAATGGCAATAGTCGTTAGCGTGGTCGTATCCAGTAAGACAAATACCCGCAACAGCAGGTAAACTCCCGCCGCTACCATAGTAGCAGCGTGCAGCAGGGCTGAAACCGGGGTTGGGCCTTCCATCGCATCGGGCAGCCAAGTAAACAACGGAAATTGAGCTGATTTTCCGATAGCACCCAGCATTAAACCTAGCCCGGCTACAGTAAGCCAGCCGACCGGGGCAGCATTCTCTATCAGCAAATTATTTACCCGAAAATAACTGAGCCAGACCCCTTCTTCCGTGAAAACAGATTGTTGCATAAGCTGCTCCAGAATCTGTAAGTCTAACGTTCCGAACTGTGACCATAGCACTAGCAAACTTATAATAAAGCCAACATCGCCCACCCGATTCATTAGAAAGGCTTTGGTGCTGGCTTGAATAGCCGCTGGGCGGCGGTGCCAAAAACCGATAAGTGAGTAAGAAGACACTCCCACCAACTCCCAGAAGAAAAAGATGAGAAGCAAATTATCCATCACCACAATGCCTAGCATAGAAAAAGTAAATAAACCGAGCAAAGCAAAGTAGCGGGCGTACTTTTCGTCGTGCTCCATGTAGCGAATAGAAAAGACGTGGACGAGCCAGGAGATCAGTGTTACGACTACTAGCATTAAAGCGGCTATCCGATCAATGTGAATCCCTACCGTAAATGGATAGGAAAATGCTGCTACCGGAATTTCAAACCAAATGGTACGGCTATGCAGTGGCTCCCCCCCCCAAACCCAGCGAAAAATAAGAGCGGCTGCCAGCATTGATCCTAGCATAAATCCCGAAGCAACCCAGCCGAGTAACTCAACTTTTTTTCCTGACAAAAAAATAAGCCAAATAAAATTGAGCAGAGGAATAGCCAGTACCAATAGGGCTAATAAAGTCCCGTTGCTTAGAGGTATTGGTTGATATAAAGCCGTGTAATCCAAAGGAGGTTAGTTTGCTAACGCCAAAACTACGGGCACAGAACCAAAAAAAAAACCCTAAAGGCAAATGCTTCTAGGGTTTCTAAGTCAGTAGGTAGACTGATATGAAGAAATATATTCTTTAAGCTAGCTCGTTAAAGGCTTCAGCAAAGTATTCCATGTCTTGTATAGTGCCAATGCTAACCCGGCACCACTCTTGGTTATCGAAGCTCCAGGCTCGTACGCTTACACCTCGTTTCAGCATGTCTTGCCGGAATTGCTCACTGTTGGTTCGCAGCGGAAACAACACAAAGTTCGTAGTTGACGGAATATGCTCGTAACCCGCGTCGGCGAGTGTTTTCACTAAGAAATCTCTTGATTTCTGATTCATCTCTTTGGCATAGGCGTGGTACTCGGTATCTTGAAAAGAAGCAATAGCAGCCGCTGCCGATGGACTAGAAATATTTCCGGCACTGTTGCTATAAAGACTCATTGTTGTAATGGCCTCCGGCTGCGCCAGCGTGTAGCCAATACGTAAGCCAGCAAAAGCGTGCAGCTTAGAAAAAGTACGAGCGATGATTACGTTGTATCCTTCGGCCACCAAATCGGCCATAGAGTATTTCTTGGGGTCAGGAGTATAATCAATGTATGCTTCGTCCACGAACACTGGCTTTTTCTTAGATACCTCCTTGCAAAAAGCCCGCAGCTCGTCCGGGTCGCACACTGTGGCGGTGGGATTATTCGGATTGCAGATATACACCAGACTATGGTCATCGGATACTGAGTTTGCCAATCGATCCAGATCGTGTACGTAATCTTTCGTTAGCGGAACTGTCTCCCATTCGGCTCCTAGTGACTGCGCCCGGCGGATGAGTGACATATAAGTCGGGTCAGCCGATAAAATTTTTCCACCTTTTTGCCCGTACGCCAGCGAAGCTGCCAAAAGCAATTCGGTAGAACCCGCTCCTAGCATGATCTGGGTAGGTCGTTTCCCCCAACGGGTTTCTTCTACCTCAGTCAGCTCAAAGTGTTCAGCTAGTAGTTCAGCAAACATAGTCTTGCTCTCCCGCCCGTAACGAAAGCTAGTATCAATCTCGCCCATCAGTGCTTCTTTGGCTTTCTTGCTAGGCCCAAACGGGTTTTCGTTGGATGAAATCCGCGCTTTCAGTTTGGGCATCTTCGCTAATAAAGCGGCTTCGTCATCGTAGGGGGCGTACAAGCGCGCGGCAACTTGATTAGATGCTTGAGCGAAATTGGTGGGCAGGGTGCTACTTATTCCTAACCCTCCGGCCAAAAGAGCACTAGACCTTAGCCAGCTTCGGCGATTCATTGCGGTTTGCATAGTAGTAGTTACGAGTATTTAACTAGAATAATCATCGGATGCTCTCGTAAAGATATGACACTTTTAGTATGCAAAACAAGTTTATAACAAAATAAAATTCTGAATTAGGCTATCTGCGCTTATATTTTATTATCAAAAAGGTCTAACTTTAAGTATATTACTTCCGGTAGCGGGTTAGCGTAATACGCTGATGTTTCCTGAAAACCCAAAGCGTGATATAGCTTTCGGGCCGCCTTCATCTGTTCTAGTGTATCCAGCACCATTTCGGTGTAGCCTAGTTTCTTCGCTTCCTGAATAATTTGTCTTGCCAGGGCCTTGCCAATACCCTTTCCCTGAAACTTCGCCGGAACATAGAGCCGCTTCATCTCCCCCACCGATTCGCCGAATTGCCGTACTCCTACGCAACCAGCCACGGTATTTTCTACCCAAGCTAACAGCAGTTTTCCCTGTTTTTCACCGTACATCTTCGGAAGAGTGGCTAGCTCCTGCTCAAAATTTTGGTAGCATAAATCTATCTGCAACCAGTCGGCATAGGCCCGAAACAACCGAGCTGCTTGCTGAAAATCTTCTTTGGTCTGGGCCGACCGTATTTCGTACACAGGGTCTAATTCTGACATAGATTAAGGCGTTATTATCGATAAAAGTGATGTAACTTAGGAGATAGTTCAATGCATTTTGTATGCTTGTAGTCGACTATGTGTGGTATCCACCTTATCATCGCTAAAAAAAACACCCCTCATGACGTTCGGGCTGCTCTGCATCGGATGATGGACTTGAGTGCTCACCGAGGCCCCGATGCTACTCAAGTATTACACTGGACGGGTCGCCAGCAACAAGTATTTCTAGGCAGTCAGCGGTTGAAGATCACTGACTTGGACGATCGAGCCAACCAACCAATGGTTTCAGCCGACGAGCGTTACGCGCTGCTGTACAACGGGGCACTGTACAATTTTCCCGAACTTCGTAATGAACTCTTAGGGCAGGGCGAAATATTTTCTACCTATTCCGATACTGAAGTAGTACTTAAAATGTTGATCAGGCAGGGTAAGGCCGCTCTGTCTCAGCTCGAGGGCATGTTTGCGCTAGCATTCTATGACCGGAAGGAAGAACGACTGTTGTTGGCTCGCGACCCATTAGGCATCAAACCCTTGTATTATG
This region of Tunicatimonas pelagia genomic DNA includes:
- a CDS encoding pyridoxal phosphate-dependent aminotransferase, whose translation is MQTAMNRRSWLRSSALLAGGLGISSTLPTNFAQASNQVAARLYAPYDDEAALLAKMPKLKARISSNENPFGPSKKAKEALMGEIDTSFRYGRESKTMFAELLAEHFELTEVEETRWGKRPTQIMLGAGSTELLLAASLAYGQKGGKILSADPTYMSLIRRAQSLGAEWETVPLTKDYVHDLDRLANSVSDDHSLVYICNPNNPTATVCDPDELRAFCKEVSKKKPVFVDEAYIDYTPDPKKYSMADLVAEGYNVIIARTFSKLHAFAGLRIGYTLAQPEAITTMSLYSNSAGNISSPSAAAAIASFQDTEYHAYAKEMNQKSRDFLVKTLADAGYEHIPSTTNFVLFPLRTNSEQFRQDMLKRGVSVRAWSFDNQEWCRVSIGTIQDMEYFAEAFNELA
- a CDS encoding AMP-binding protein, translating into MSVIYLENQYQVTAETLSQVDRDRDIPYINEVDASVANALKFAWQWLRGNSQFEQTTSGSTGSPKAVRIHRDQMLVSAKMTVEALELNQNDSSLLCLSAEYIGGKMMVVRSLLANMNLVIVRPTSNPLPHTPFLPTFAAFVPLQMQTLLEKKASDQLNRMNAIIIGGAPVNISLEEQIADNLTVPVYSTYGMTETVSHIALRRLTPPNDRTYFEVLGNTQIMTDERDCLKVKGRVTQDKWLTTNDLVEIKNDRQFRWLGRYDSIINSGGVKVSPEVAEKVLEPILRQKNFSGRFLISSLPDKKLGERVVLLLEGGALSDDLDGAVLKGAAEQLSPYQVPKAIYYLSHFAETPTGKVQRNESRTLLIQRLTASDP
- a CDS encoding NADH-quinone oxidoreductase subunit 5 family protein codes for the protein MDYTALYQPIPLSNGTLLALLVLAIPLLNFIWLIFLSGKKVELLGWVASGFMLGSMLAAALIFRWVWGGEPLHSRTIWFEIPVAAFSYPFTVGIHIDRIAALMLVVVTLISWLVHVFSIRYMEHDEKYARYFALLGLFTFSMLGIVVMDNLLLIFFFWELVGVSSYSLIGFWHRRPAAIQASTKAFLMNRVGDVGFIISLLVLWSQFGTLDLQILEQLMQQSVFTEEGVWLSYFRVNNLLIENAAPVGWLTVAGLGLMLGAIGKSAQFPLFTWLPDAMEGPTPVSALLHAATMVAAGVYLLLRVFVLLDTTTLTTIAIIGSSTALIAAISALMQHDIKKVLAYSTVSQLGYMMLGVGTGAYQAAFFHLVAHASFKAGLFLSAGAIIHSMSHLKEHMLQADNFNAQDMRWMGGLRTRIPIVFVVYIVASAALIGIPFFSGFLSKDAILNGALSWAAYQSSGGISWHWIIPTLAFTTTLLTALYMGRQVLLVFFGKLRAKEPSVAIKWQPSWVMRVPLILLAILSLGLVYSLNPFSADESWLLQNLVTKLPAVPGDTLDYFEIRTIYPDWHQVTTWVALGASLLGLVVAYSLYRPQQARHQLYHQQPNYRSRLTAVFAQSWYLDRLYQLLFIRSTLLMGRAGQWIDRRIIDGLLHSLATAGVILAHIIAWLDQVLIDGLVRAGASIIQGLGALTRSVQTGRIQTYLVASLLLFIMLMYWLTQF
- a CDS encoding GNAT family N-acetyltransferase; this translates as MSELDPVYEIRSAQTKEDFQQAARLFRAYADWLQIDLCYQNFEQELATLPKMYGEKQGKLLLAWVENTVAGCVGVRQFGESVGEMKRLYVPAKFQGKGIGKALARQIIQEAKKLGYTEMVLDTLEQMKAARKLYHALGFQETSAYYANPLPEVIYLKLDLFDNKI